The proteins below are encoded in one region of Akkermansiaceae bacterium:
- a CDS encoding DUF2961 domain-containing protein: MKSVCIACSVLLGMGSLQAAAPVSMESLLHEMVDRDAVSRFPGSDFRLKQESSYSRKSKTPDDAKGWFNNKDNNTSADHDSFIRIDEVNGEKEWVLMDHKGAGTLVRTWMPFRNIGKPTTDIQIRVYIDGAVEPTLEGNMLGLFNGDDFFPYPFAHKSLASAVNFFPIPYQKGLKITTTHYPFFYVLTYREYPEGTAVKSFTVADYKAAAPLIKEVGKTLLNPTAQGVADTVRFSAQLGKGESESIELPKGAAAIRELSVKLADYHKMSVTRTTVLKIEFDNKETVWCPVGDFFGSGMGLNPHQGWYRTVEDDGTMRCRWVMPYQGTAKVSLVNFGDDPVAAEVEVKTGAYQWNGRSMYFNAGWRGQYPVPTRPYSDWNYLTAKGRGVYVGDTLTVMNPVEKWWGEGDEKIWIDGEDFPSMFGTGTEDYYGYSWGGQSTDFYHHPFHAQPRAYVYNKLNRKKGNERNTMGYSVETRSRSLDTIPFGSSIKLDMEVWSWTDCNMGYGVGVYWYAFAATTSNRQPEPVEVCNVPPLPKAYFSTGVQKENVGAATFKGAIELSPGRIVSKSENLRIQVHSARAAKKSWNKGDYLFTRSALGDFVEFKIAARSPVAERLFLNATKAPDLGILGFSVNGKVVKATVDLYSKKVEATGLIDLGIFDPVDGFYVLRAEVVGKNPRSKGGFLALDCIQLKAAQ, encoded by the coding sequence ATGAAATCAGTATGCATAGCTTGTTCGGTTTTGCTGGGGATGGGTTCGCTACAAGCGGCGGCGCCGGTAAGCATGGAGTCGTTGTTACATGAAATGGTGGATCGCGACGCGGTCAGTCGCTTTCCCGGGTCGGATTTCCGCTTAAAGCAGGAAAGCAGCTACAGCCGAAAATCAAAGACTCCCGACGATGCAAAAGGCTGGTTCAATAATAAGGATAATAACACCAGCGCCGACCATGATTCGTTTATCCGGATCGATGAGGTCAACGGTGAAAAAGAGTGGGTCCTGATGGATCACAAGGGCGCGGGCACGCTGGTGCGGACATGGATGCCGTTTCGTAATATAGGAAAGCCGACCACTGATATACAAATCCGTGTTTATATCGATGGTGCGGTCGAGCCAACGCTTGAGGGGAACATGTTGGGATTGTTCAATGGGGATGATTTTTTCCCCTACCCGTTTGCCCATAAATCGCTGGCTTCGGCTGTGAATTTCTTTCCGATTCCCTATCAGAAGGGCCTGAAAATCACGACGACCCATTACCCGTTTTTCTATGTCTTGACTTACCGTGAATACCCGGAGGGAACCGCTGTGAAATCATTTACTGTGGCCGACTACAAAGCGGCGGCTCCTTTGATCAAAGAAGTGGGTAAAACACTACTCAACCCGACGGCGCAAGGGGTGGCTGACACGGTCCGCTTCTCAGCCCAATTGGGCAAGGGGGAATCGGAGTCGATTGAATTACCCAAAGGGGCGGCGGCCATTCGTGAACTCTCGGTGAAACTGGCTGATTATCACAAAATGTCAGTCACCCGCACGACGGTTTTGAAGATTGAGTTTGATAACAAGGAAACGGTTTGGTGTCCGGTTGGTGATTTTTTTGGCTCCGGGATGGGCCTGAACCCGCATCAAGGCTGGTACCGCACGGTGGAAGACGATGGGACCATGCGCTGTCGGTGGGTGATGCCTTATCAAGGCACGGCCAAGGTTTCCTTGGTGAACTTTGGCGACGACCCGGTTGCGGCGGAAGTCGAGGTCAAGACGGGTGCTTACCAATGGAATGGCCGTAGCATGTATTTCAATGCGGGTTGGCGTGGCCAGTATCCTGTGCCGACGCGACCTTACTCGGACTGGAACTACCTGACGGCCAAAGGTCGCGGCGTCTATGTTGGCGATACACTCACTGTGATGAACCCGGTCGAAAAATGGTGGGGCGAAGGTGATGAGAAAATCTGGATCGATGGAGAGGATTTTCCGTCGATGTTTGGCACGGGAACCGAAGACTATTATGGTTACTCGTGGGGTGGGCAGAGTACTGATTTTTATCATCACCCGTTCCACGCGCAACCACGGGCGTATGTTTACAATAAGCTGAACCGCAAGAAGGGCAATGAGCGGAATACGATGGGCTACAGTGTCGAGACGCGGAGTCGGTCGCTCGATACGATACCTTTCGGCAGTTCAATCAAACTGGATATGGAGGTGTGGTCGTGGACGGATTGCAATATGGGTTACGGAGTAGGTGTCTATTGGTATGCATTTGCAGCTACCACCTCGAACCGTCAGCCTGAACCCGTGGAGGTGTGCAATGTGCCCCCACTGCCTAAAGCCTATTTCTCGACTGGAGTCCAAAAAGAAAATGTGGGAGCAGCAACGTTCAAAGGCGCGATTGAACTCAGCCCCGGGCGTATTGTTTCGAAGTCTGAAAACTTGAGGATCCAGGTGCATTCCGCAAGGGCTGCCAAGAAGTCATGGAACAAGGGGGATTATCTTTTTACCAGGTCAGCCCTTGGAGATTTTGTTGAGTTTAAAATAGCGGCGCGAAGCCCAGTGGCTGAGAGGTTGTTTTTGAATGCTACGAAGGCGCCGGACTTGGGGATCCTCGGGTTCTCAGTCAATGGCAAGGTGGTCAAGGCGACCGTGGACCTCTATTCGAAGAAAGTGGAGGCGACCGGCCTGATCGATCTGGGTATCTTTGATCCTGTGGATGGCTTCTATGTCCTGCGCGCTGAAGTGGTAGGGAAAAACCCCAGGAGCAAGGGGGGCTTCCTCGCCTTGGATTGTATCCAGTTGAAGGCCGCACAATAA
- a CDS encoding sulfatase, translated as MAETRPPNIVVFLVDDLGYMDIGANNPSCFYETPSIDEFAKTAMRFTHGYAANPVCSPTRYSLMTGKYPTRVGATNFFSGMRSGKFKPAPLNDEMPLDEITLAQALKKKNYATFFAGKWHLGHTEKHLPQNRGFDVNVGGHKAGGPYTGKKYFAPFKNPQMEESPEGEHLPDRLARDTAAFIEANKDKPFLAYLSFYSVHTPLMGRPDLVKKYLAKAEKVMGKPFTEVPGELMGKKRQKVRTLQSHAVYAAMVEAMDQAVGKVLKQLEASGVADNTMVIFTSDNGGLSTSEGWPTSNLPLRGGKGWIYEGGIREPWIIRYPGVTKAGSVSEETICSIDLYPTVMAASGIETKHEIDGIDISPALKGGTLDRDTLYWHYPHYSNQGGPPGGAIRVGDYKLVERYEDGKVMLFNLKDDLGETKDLAAQFPERVAKMRASLHKWYQSVDARFLQKNKNGPEPWHP; from the coding sequence ATGGCGGAAACCCGCCCTCCTAACATTGTGGTCTTCCTCGTTGACGACCTTGGCTATATGGATATTGGTGCCAACAACCCGTCGTGTTTTTATGAGACTCCGAGTATTGATGAGTTTGCCAAGACAGCCATGCGATTCACCCATGGCTACGCCGCAAACCCGGTTTGCTCGCCAACGCGTTATAGCTTGATGACGGGCAAGTATCCGACGCGTGTGGGGGCGACGAATTTCTTTTCCGGTATGCGGTCGGGCAAGTTCAAACCGGCGCCCTTGAATGATGAAATGCCCTTGGACGAGATCACCCTGGCCCAGGCGCTGAAAAAAAAGAACTACGCGACGTTTTTTGCCGGGAAATGGCACCTCGGACATACCGAAAAACACTTACCGCAAAATCGTGGATTTGATGTCAACGTTGGTGGCCACAAAGCGGGTGGCCCCTACACTGGAAAAAAATACTTTGCCCCGTTCAAAAACCCGCAGATGGAAGAAAGCCCTGAGGGGGAGCACCTGCCGGATCGTCTGGCGCGGGACACCGCTGCATTTATCGAGGCGAATAAAGACAAACCCTTCCTTGCCTACCTGTCATTCTACTCCGTCCACACCCCCTTGATGGGTCGACCTGATCTGGTGAAAAAATACCTAGCGAAGGCAGAAAAGGTGATGGGCAAGCCGTTCACCGAAGTGCCGGGTGAACTCATGGGTAAAAAACGCCAGAAGGTGCGGACGCTTCAGAGCCATGCTGTCTACGCGGCGATGGTCGAGGCCATGGATCAGGCGGTCGGCAAAGTGTTGAAACAACTGGAGGCTTCCGGTGTGGCTGACAATACCATGGTGATTTTTACATCCGACAACGGGGGTCTATCCACAAGTGAGGGCTGGCCGACCAGTAACCTGCCGCTACGAGGAGGCAAGGGATGGATATACGAAGGCGGCATTCGCGAGCCATGGATCATCCGCTATCCCGGAGTGACCAAGGCTGGCTCTGTTAGTGAAGAGACGATTTGCTCGATTGATCTGTATCCGACTGTGATGGCGGCGTCGGGGATTGAAACCAAGCATGAGATCGACGGGATCGATATCTCCCCCGCGCTCAAAGGTGGCACTCTCGATCGTGACACCCTTTACTGGCATTACCCGCATTACAGCAATCAAGGGGGGCCTCCCGGTGGGGCGATCCGGGTCGGCGATTACAAACTGGTCGAGCGTTACGAGGACGGCAAGGTCATGCTCTTCAATCTGAAGGATGACCTGGGCGAAACGAAGGATCTGGCGGCACAGTTCCCGGAACGCGTCGCCAAGATGCGTGCCAGCTTACACAAATGGTACCAAAGTGTTGATGCCCGGTTCCTGCAAAAAAACAAGAATGGTCCCGAGCCATGGCACCCATAG
- a CDS encoding raffinose synthase, translated as MKKLLIPAIIGFVCCAAVSAQEIKITSEPTGFIVEKGIRQKPDKAGFVLSREVKLPAFKRGAFYRPFSGGAARGNRVEAVAFTTLDELAGYTPPKTRKDHHHVQEGQFILLEVDTDQYLALLPMTSGKVYGQFFNEKGRLMLKTGNFGTQAVQGDIPLLIWAYGKSPYAATSAVWRQVIESGYVNADWRSNKKFPEEPYGYLGWCSWEFYKTRISEKIISNAFHTLEDSDAPFRWIMVDDGYLDEKGRRLLSFGVDKRKFPNGWKPIMDLKKDDKIKWVGIWRNCAGYMSGVSAQHTMPDLKPHLTKARKGGMMLPNGTKAAAMAFYDKMTLDTKKNGFNFTKVDFHTKAFDLYRGMPDPVGAMRANNEALDASTHEQGIPLLNCIAQPNINSLQTKYSAVTRSSPDYNQKDKDKNKCNTYQSFANHLWMGQTVWGDLDMFHTHDQRDVVPMSIARAISGGPVYVSDEPDKVVPGILAPFAYQDGKLLRTQAPATLLPESFFIHPFRDEEVFRVVAPLEDHVAAIALFNFSEAGKTLESTISAKDYPYAGELLQPGTGPWEQPEEGLLVYDLDQKRVVPLSGDFKTEVADFGAKLFLLYPKTQGWAVIGRTDKYLPSAAVKVKSVSEKEIVFTLKETGPLAIWSDQGAPILKGARFQRIADNLYLADLPIKAGATELTVTR; from the coding sequence ATGAAGAAATTACTGATCCCCGCCATAATTGGCTTTGTTTGCTGTGCCGCCGTGTCTGCCCAGGAAATAAAAATCACCTCCGAGCCAACCGGCTTCATTGTCGAAAAAGGCATCCGTCAAAAGCCGGACAAGGCAGGCTTTGTGTTATCCCGGGAGGTGAAGTTACCCGCCTTCAAACGCGGGGCCTTTTATCGTCCTTTTTCCGGCGGGGCAGCTCGTGGAAACCGCGTCGAGGCGGTCGCTTTTACCACCCTGGATGAATTGGCCGGATACACTCCCCCGAAGACCAGGAAAGACCACCACCATGTCCAGGAAGGGCAATTCATTTTGCTGGAGGTTGACACCGATCAATATCTGGCACTGCTGCCAATGACCTCCGGGAAAGTCTATGGTCAGTTTTTCAACGAGAAGGGCAGGCTGATGTTGAAAACAGGAAACTTTGGCACCCAGGCCGTCCAGGGCGACATTCCGCTGTTGATATGGGCTTATGGAAAATCCCCCTATGCCGCCACCTCCGCCGTGTGGAGGCAGGTGATTGAGTCTGGCTACGTGAACGCCGACTGGCGGTCTAACAAAAAGTTTCCAGAAGAACCATACGGCTACCTCGGTTGGTGTTCATGGGAGTTTTACAAAACGAGGATTTCTGAGAAAATTATCAGTAACGCCTTCCATACCCTGGAAGATTCCGATGCGCCTTTTCGATGGATCATGGTCGACGATGGTTATCTCGACGAAAAGGGAAGGAGGCTTCTCAGCTTCGGGGTCGATAAAAGGAAATTCCCTAACGGCTGGAAACCCATCATGGATCTCAAAAAAGACGATAAGATCAAATGGGTGGGTATCTGGCGAAACTGCGCCGGTTACATGTCGGGAGTTTCAGCGCAACACACGATGCCGGATCTGAAGCCTCATCTCACCAAAGCCAGGAAAGGCGGTATGATGTTGCCAAACGGTACCAAAGCGGCAGCTATGGCCTTTTATGATAAGATGACACTTGATACCAAAAAGAATGGTTTCAATTTTACCAAGGTCGATTTTCACACCAAGGCCTTCGACCTGTATCGAGGCATGCCCGATCCCGTCGGTGCCATGCGCGCCAACAATGAAGCGCTGGATGCATCCACCCATGAGCAAGGCATCCCGTTGCTCAACTGTATTGCCCAGCCTAACATTAACTCGCTACAGACCAAATACAGTGCCGTGACCCGCTCCAGTCCCGACTACAATCAGAAGGACAAGGACAAAAACAAGTGCAACACCTACCAGAGTTTCGCCAACCATTTGTGGATGGGACAGACGGTCTGGGGTGATCTGGATATGTTTCACACCCATGACCAGCGCGATGTCGTGCCGATGTCCATAGCGCGTGCCATTTCGGGTGGCCCGGTATATGTCTCCGATGAACCGGATAAGGTTGTCCCTGGGATACTGGCACCCTTTGCTTACCAGGATGGTAAACTTCTTCGGACCCAGGCACCTGCCACGCTATTACCGGAAAGCTTTTTCATCCATCCGTTCCGTGATGAAGAGGTATTCCGTGTGGTTGCTCCGTTAGAAGATCACGTTGCCGCGATCGCGTTGTTCAATTTCTCCGAAGCAGGGAAGACTCTTGAAAGCACAATTTCAGCCAAGGATTACCCCTATGCGGGTGAGCTGCTCCAGCCGGGCACCGGCCCATGGGAACAGCCTGAGGAGGGTTTGTTGGTCTATGACCTGGATCAGAAGAGAGTCGTCCCCCTGAGCGGAGACTTCAAGACGGAGGTTGCTGACTTCGGTGCCAAGCTCTTTCTGCTCTACCCCAAGACGCAAGGCTGGGCGGTGATTGGTCGTACCGATAAATACCTGCCGAGTGCCGCTGTAAAGGTGAAGTCTGTTTCCGAAAAGGAAATCGTGTTCACACTCAAGGAAACTGGCCCCTTGGCAATCTGGAGTGATCAAGGTGCGCCAATA